A genomic segment from Neobacillus sp. YX16 encodes:
- the hemH gene encoding ferrochelatase, whose protein sequence is MTIKKMGLLVMAYGTPYHLDDLERYYTHIRHGRKPSPEMIEELRGRYEAIGGISPLAKITIEQAKKLEEHLNRVQDEIEFKMYLGLKHIEPFIEDAVKDMQADGIKEAVSIVLAPHFSTFSIKSYNTRAKEEADKLGGITITSIDSWYDEPKFITYWVEKIKEIYEQMPQEEKDNAMMIVSAHSLPEKILQFGDPYPSQLQETADLIAKQAGISNYAIGWQSAGNTPDPWLGPDVQDLTRDLAKEHPYKAFVYAPVGFVCEHLEVLYDNDYECRIVAEEVGASYYRPAMPNAHDDLIDAMSTVILKRLAN, encoded by the coding sequence ATGACTATAAAGAAAATGGGATTACTCGTAATGGCTTACGGAACCCCATATCATTTAGATGATTTAGAACGTTATTATACACATATTCGGCATGGAAGAAAGCCTAGTCCAGAAATGATAGAAGAATTACGTGGCCGCTATGAAGCAATCGGTGGAATATCACCACTAGCAAAAATTACAATTGAGCAGGCTAAAAAACTAGAAGAACATTTAAATCGGGTCCAGGATGAAATAGAGTTTAAAATGTATCTTGGCTTAAAGCATATCGAACCATTTATCGAAGATGCTGTTAAGGACATGCAAGCAGATGGGATTAAAGAAGCTGTTAGTATAGTCTTGGCGCCGCATTTTTCAACATTTAGTATTAAATCCTATAATACCAGGGCAAAGGAAGAAGCGGACAAACTCGGTGGTATTACTATCACATCCATTGACAGCTGGTATGATGAACCAAAATTTATTACCTACTGGGTAGAAAAAATAAAAGAAATTTATGAGCAAATGCCTCAAGAAGAAAAAGATAACGCTATGATGATTGTCTCAGCACATAGTCTTCCTGAGAAGATTTTGCAATTTGGAGACCCTTACCCAAGTCAGCTTCAAGAAACAGCTGATTTAATTGCAAAGCAAGCTGGAATAAGTAATTATGCGATTGGCTGGCAAAGCGCAGGGAATACACCAGATCCCTGGTTAGGACCCGATGTACAGGATTTAACTCGAGACTTGGCGAAAGAACACCCATACAAAGCATTTGTTTATGCACCTGTTGGTTTTGTTTGTGAACATTTAGAAGTCCTCTATGACAACGATTACGAATGTAGAATTGTTGCCGAAGAAGTTGGAGCGAGTTATTATCGTCCTGCAATGCCAAACGCACATGATGATTTAATTGATGCAATGTCTACTGTTATCTTAAAAAGATTAGCTAACTAA
- the hemY gene encoding protoporphyrinogen oxidase, producing MAEEKQKVAIIGGGIAGLTAAYYLQKVINEKKLPFEIKLIEASHRLGGKMQTVIRDGFTIEKGPDSFLARKVSMIRLAKEVGMEEQLVSNSTGKSYVLVDDKLHSMPGGSIMGIPTEIGPFITTGLFSIPGKVRAAADFILPRSPGNIDQSLGIFFRRRLGDEVVENLIEPLLSGIYAGDIDQMSLMSTFPQFYEVEQKHRSLILGMKKTTPSKPKTQEPAEKKKGAFLTFKSGLQSFAEGIEAKIDPNSILKGHRVDKITKKNKQYELYLNNGETMAADCIIAATPHKITQSMFSDYHFFDPFKSVPSTSVATVALAFPEEAIKKDLDGTGFVVSRNGDYSITACTWTHKKWEHSTPEGKVLLRCYVGRAGDETIVELSDDRIIKIVMDDLSRTMDIGMQPDFAIVSRWKDSMPQYTVGHKQRLETIRKHIKSELPGVFLASASFGGVGLPDCIDQGEAAVKGVLEYLNVKA from the coding sequence GTGGCGGAAGAAAAACAGAAGGTAGCCATCATTGGGGGAGGAATTGCAGGGCTTACTGCAGCGTATTACCTTCAAAAAGTCATCAATGAAAAAAAGCTGCCTTTCGAAATCAAACTTATTGAAGCATCTCACCGTCTCGGAGGTAAAATGCAAACCGTAATAAGGGACGGTTTTACCATTGAAAAAGGTCCTGATTCCTTCCTTGCTAGAAAAGTGAGCATGATCAGACTAGCAAAGGAAGTAGGAATGGAGGAGCAATTAGTTTCTAATTCAACAGGGAAATCCTATGTTCTTGTCGATGACAAGCTTCATTCAATGCCTGGGGGTTCGATCATGGGAATCCCAACTGAAATAGGCCCATTTATTACAACAGGGTTATTCTCCATTCCGGGGAAGGTCAGAGCAGCTGCAGATTTTATTTTACCGAGATCACCAGGTAATATTGACCAGTCTTTAGGAATATTTTTTCGAAGAAGGTTAGGCGACGAGGTGGTAGAGAATCTAATTGAACCGTTATTATCGGGAATTTACGCCGGTGATATCGATCAAATGAGCTTAATGTCTACTTTCCCGCAATTCTATGAGGTGGAACAAAAACACCGGAGCCTCATTTTAGGGATGAAAAAGACTACGCCTTCAAAACCGAAAACACAAGAACCAGCCGAGAAGAAAAAGGGTGCTTTTTTAACCTTTAAGTCTGGTTTGCAGTCCTTCGCTGAAGGGATTGAAGCGAAGATAGACCCCAATTCTATCCTAAAAGGGCATCGGGTTGATAAAATAACAAAGAAAAATAAGCAGTATGAGCTTTATCTAAATAACGGTGAGACAATGGCTGCTGACTGTATTATTGCGGCAACACCGCATAAGATTACGCAATCAATGTTCTCAGACTATCATTTTTTTGATCCATTTAAGTCAGTCCCCTCTACATCTGTTGCCACCGTGGCCCTTGCCTTTCCTGAAGAAGCCATTAAAAAGGATTTAGATGGAACAGGATTTGTTGTTTCTAGGAATGGTGATTATTCTATTACTGCCTGTACTTGGACACATAAAAAGTGGGAACACTCTACTCCGGAGGGTAAAGTGCTGCTGCGCTGTTATGTAGGAAGAGCCGGGGACGAAACAATTGTAGAACTTTCTGATGATAGGATTATTAAGATTGTAATGGATGATTTAAGCAGGACAATGGATATTGGAATGCAGCCTGATTTTGCCATCGTTTCTCGCTGGAAAGATTCAATGCCGCAATACACCGTGGGTCATAAACAACGCCTTGAGACCATTAGAAAGCATATTAAATCTGAATTGCCTGGAGTCTTTTTAGCCAGCGCATCCTTTGGTGGAGTAGGACTTCCTGATTGTATAGACCAAGGTGAAGCCGCAGTAAAAGGTGTATTAGAGTATTTAAATGTCAAAGCATAA
- a CDS encoding YheC/YheD family protein, with amino-acid sequence MNTVGVLLSKREWSKLFSQKNKKDEIWHIYAKKGRELDLKIQFFTLTDISLESLKTQAIEIQNNSMIKKDTVDIPSIIYNPTIFYKKKYNKKLRELSNHPKFQVLNEHHIIKKKELCALLDSYSDLKIDFEEENDANNTLFTLYVLGQKKLNNKWKSPIMYAKDSNQKLYYLEDASLDVLWECSQRVLDIIHLYYPGIFEIGIVFSLNKNGSYSLSSTCSINTIVKDIFEYNIKMCEKICKFPFKVAKELLQQKNAHDEISNEYSLAYPSQSTELLSIPESEDNQIMLSNEESINLWIKFKEFQDKEMCLKLPMPQSKLITSGQISIQFGINEQTCKIDIIERDFPVKQNSYTNPAEVMISSSLLRKLHIPMDLIYQLKISNDKVIIGPSIGLLLGENNQLYNPTYMEKYSDRLMEYEKFGGLVIAFSTRSIDWEEKIAYGMMYDPTEKKWRYDSAPIPAALYRRNFHQNLDRINQLIEMTNKNLFNSHYFKKSDLILLKDEKEIRNHVPATYLLKKIDDLIEFVQDREKVILKPVSLSRGRGIFILEKNQKQDDGYILYDHQNEFLRRYLIPDTKGLGEMLKKLNIFNKQYLYQTYIPLLKINNRPLDVRVVMQKYDIKSWKCSGIECRVAGENEVLTNIARGGEAMTLEEVVIGTGINQSYDEINESIINLCQKFCNLIDKKDEHYAEFGLDIGLDQEGFPWIIEANIFPSFKGFKEMDYEMYLKIRSQPIFYAVHLQGFSVSESEVWSSCETYNNKNSHFKS; translated from the coding sequence ATGAATACGGTTGGTGTACTGCTTTCTAAAAGGGAATGGAGTAAGTTATTTAGCCAAAAAAACAAAAAGGACGAAATTTGGCATATTTATGCGAAGAAGGGTCGAGAGTTAGACCTTAAAATTCAATTCTTTACACTTACTGATATTTCCCTCGAGAGTTTAAAAACGCAAGCAATTGAAATTCAGAATAATTCTATGATAAAAAAGGATACAGTTGACATCCCATCAATTATTTATAACCCAACAATATTTTATAAAAAAAAGTATAACAAAAAGTTAAGGGAACTTTCTAACCACCCCAAATTTCAAGTCCTTAATGAACACCATATAATAAAGAAAAAAGAATTATGTGCATTACTAGATTCATATTCTGATTTAAAAATAGATTTTGAGGAAGAAAACGACGCTAACAATACTTTATTTACTTTATATGTATTAGGTCAAAAAAAGTTAAATAATAAATGGAAATCCCCGATTATGTACGCAAAAGATTCCAACCAAAAATTATACTATCTCGAAGATGCCTCATTGGATGTATTATGGGAGTGCAGCCAAAGGGTTTTAGATATCATTCACTTATATTACCCTGGAATTTTCGAGATTGGCATTGTATTTTCATTAAATAAAAATGGTAGCTATTCTTTAAGTTCAACCTGTTCGATTAATACCATTGTTAAAGATATTTTTGAATATAACATTAAGATGTGTGAAAAAATATGTAAATTCCCATTCAAGGTTGCCAAGGAACTACTACAACAAAAGAATGCTCACGATGAAATCAGTAATGAATATAGCCTTGCTTATCCATCACAATCAACCGAACTTTTATCAATTCCAGAATCTGAAGATAATCAGATAATGCTTTCAAATGAGGAAAGTATTAATCTCTGGATCAAATTTAAGGAGTTTCAGGACAAGGAAATGTGCCTGAAATTACCAATGCCTCAGTCAAAATTAATCACCAGTGGCCAAATCTCCATCCAGTTTGGAATTAATGAACAAACATGTAAAATTGACATCATTGAAAGGGATTTTCCTGTAAAACAAAATTCATATACCAATCCTGCAGAAGTAATGATCTCTAGTTCTCTTTTAAGGAAGCTGCATATCCCTATGGACTTGATATATCAGTTAAAGATATCAAACGATAAAGTAATAATTGGTCCATCCATTGGGCTGTTACTAGGGGAAAACAATCAACTGTACAATCCAACTTATATGGAAAAATACTCTGACCGTCTCATGGAATATGAGAAATTTGGCGGCTTAGTTATTGCCTTTTCCACGCGTTCCATCGATTGGGAGGAAAAGATAGCCTATGGGATGATGTATGATCCTACTGAAAAAAAGTGGAGATATGATTCTGCTCCGATTCCAGCTGCCTTGTACCGTAGAAATTTCCATCAAAATCTTGATAGAATTAATCAGCTAATTGAAATGACAAATAAGAATTTATTCAATTCCCATTACTTTAAGAAATCTGATCTAATTTTATTAAAAGATGAAAAGGAAATTCGTAACCATGTCCCGGCCACATATCTGTTGAAAAAAATCGACGATTTAATTGAATTTGTTCAGGATAGGGAAAAGGTTATATTGAAGCCCGTTAGCCTTTCACGAGGGCGAGGCATCTTTATTTTGGAAAAAAATCAAAAACAAGATGATGGGTATATCCTATACGACCATCAAAATGAGTTTCTACGCCGGTATCTGATTCCTGATACCAAGGGATTAGGGGAAATGTTAAAGAAGTTGAACATATTTAATAAGCAATATTTGTATCAAACCTACATTCCGCTTCTGAAAATAAACAACCGCCCCTTGGATGTGAGAGTAGTTATGCAAAAATATGATATAAAAAGCTGGAAGTGCTCTGGTATCGAATGCAGGGTTGCCGGTGAAAATGAGGTGTTAACCAATATTGCAAGAGGCGGAGAAGCAATGACCTTGGAGGAAGTAGTAATTGGAACAGGAATTAATCAATCATACGATGAGATTAATGAAAGTATTATAAATCTGTGTCAGAAGTTCTGTAATTTAATAGATAAAAAAGACGAACATTATGCAGAATTTGGTTTAGATATCGGTCTTGATCAAGAGGGGTTTCCATGGATTATTGAGGCAAATATTTTTCCGAGTTTTAAAGGCTTTAAAGAAATGGACTATGAAATGTACTTGAAAATACGCTCTCAGCCCATCTTTTATGCTGTTCATTTACAAGGATTTAGCGTAAGTGAAAGTGAGGTGTGGAGCTCCTGCGAAACATATAATAATAAAAATTCCCACTTCAAATCATAA
- a CDS encoding ATP-grasp domain-containing protein — MGTIIFIGLNKSGSSREAVKAANELGYYTVVFTNQEKQIQQRSEYKDVHQLIFVDLSNIEEIKKQINILMDRGNEIIIITSFVAKYVQTASMLADEYCENYLSTEALAIMENKEKTRTFFTNQSFTPRFKLITKDMPFVITNQILMFPVVVKCASSTGSRDVIFAENMMKLEKNVNMLRSKDSSETIIIEEYVNGDQYLVEVLVSNWRVLIGAVIKQEITMGKRFIVTGYGVLAEVPRHLEESLLELIGTIVTSLEFQNGAFHLELRLTEDGWRLIEINPRISGGAMNKMIQAAFGYSLVEETLKLLIGETPSLVKFTNHYVFTQYVILDNKGILEKVTGKGRAAATPGVVEVYVKPKSGTYVIPPLSMGHRYAYVIARGDTLEEAENIAKQAANEITFHLRRE, encoded by the coding sequence ATGGGGACGATTATATTTATCGGTTTAAATAAATCCGGGTCAAGCAGAGAGGCAGTGAAAGCTGCAAATGAATTAGGTTATTATACAGTTGTTTTTACCAATCAGGAAAAGCAAATCCAGCAAAGAAGTGAATATAAAGATGTTCATCAACTGATTTTTGTGGACCTTAGCAATATCGAAGAGATAAAAAAACAAATTAATATATTGATGGATCGTGGAAATGAAATAATAATTATTACCAGTTTTGTCGCAAAATACGTTCAGACTGCCTCGATGTTGGCTGACGAATACTGCGAAAACTATTTATCAACGGAAGCTCTTGCTATTATGGAAAATAAAGAAAAAACTAGAACTTTTTTTACTAACCAATCATTCACTCCAAGATTTAAGTTAATAACAAAAGACATGCCTTTTGTTATAACTAACCAGATATTAATGTTCCCGGTGGTAGTGAAGTGTGCTTCTTCAACTGGCTCAAGGGACGTCATCTTTGCAGAAAATATGATGAAACTAGAAAAAAACGTAAATATGCTGCGCTCCAAAGATTCAAGTGAAACCATCATCATTGAAGAATATGTGAATGGAGACCAATATTTAGTGGAGGTTCTGGTCAGCAACTGGAGGGTTCTAATTGGTGCCGTAATTAAGCAAGAAATTACAATGGGGAAACGATTTATTGTAACGGGATACGGGGTGTTAGCAGAAGTACCGCGACATCTAGAAGAAAGCTTACTTGAATTAATTGGAACAATCGTGACCTCTTTAGAATTTCAAAATGGTGCCTTTCATTTGGAACTAAGATTGACGGAGGATGGCTGGAGACTAATTGAAATAAATCCTAGAATTTCCGGCGGGGCAATGAACAAGATGATTCAAGCAGCTTTTGGTTATAGCTTAGTGGAAGAAACACTAAAGTTGTTAATAGGAGAGACTCCTTCATTAGTAAAGTTCACAAATCATTATGTTTTTACACAGTATGTCATCCTTGATAATAAAGGCATTTTAGAAAAGGTAACAGGCAAGGGAAGGGCAGCGGCTACACCTGGTGTGGTAGAAGTATACGTCAAGCCGAAGAGTGGAACTTATGTAATACCTCCCTTATCAATGGGACACCGCTATGCGTATGTAATTGCCAGAGGAGATACGCTCGAAGAAGCAGAAAATATTGCAAAGCAGGCAGCGAATGAGATTACCTTTCACCTAAGAAGAGAGTAA
- a CDS encoding YheC/YheD family protein — translation MRVSVGKWTKHKLMLEDERLASFLPDTQYLDKTSLNIMLDKYNQIMVKPCFGYQGRGIIQISSLLDEEFELHIERRKSFVKGKENIYDYLKENHFPRKRQRYIVQQRIPLATINNNPFDVRVMVQKKKDSLEWVVTGKLAKVAANNFVVTNVAKAVLSVEDAIEKSLINNEKKIKDIVADLEEVSVLIAGQLANSYPKKRVYGIDLGIDLEGKVWIIEANLRPALSMFKLLNDGSYETIKSYKRG, via the coding sequence ATGCGTGTTTCTGTTGGGAAATGGACAAAACATAAATTGATGCTTGAGGATGAAAGACTTGCTTCCTTTTTGCCTGATACACAATATTTGGATAAAACTTCCTTGAATATAATGTTAGACAAATATAATCAAATAATGGTAAAGCCATGCTTTGGTTATCAGGGGAGAGGAATTATCCAAATCTCTTCATTATTAGATGAAGAATTCGAACTTCATATTGAACGCAGGAAATCATTTGTAAAAGGAAAGGAGAACATCTACGATTACTTAAAAGAGAATCACTTTCCAAGAAAAAGACAACGGTATATCGTCCAGCAAAGAATTCCACTTGCAACGATAAATAATAATCCATTTGATGTTCGGGTAATGGTACAAAAGAAAAAGGATTCTTTGGAATGGGTAGTAACTGGTAAACTTGCAAAAGTGGCAGCAAATAATTTTGTTGTTACTAACGTAGCAAAAGCTGTTTTATCAGTGGAAGATGCTATTGAAAAATCACTGATAAACAATGAAAAAAAAATTAAAGATATTGTCGCGGATTTAGAGGAAGTTTCCGTGTTGATTGCGGGGCAATTAGCAAATTCCTATCCCAAAAAACGTGTATATGGAATCGATCTTGGTATTGATTTAGAAGGGAAGGTCTGGATTATAGAAGCAAACCTAAGACCTGCTTTATCCATGTTTAAATTATTAAATGATGGCTCATATGAAACCATTAAATCTTATAAAAGAGGATGA
- a CDS encoding lipoate--protein ligase: protein MLFIDNKGITDPRINLAIEEYALKNLDINETYLLFYINEPSIIIGKNQNSIEEINTEYVESNGIHVVRRLSGGGAVYHDLGNLNYSFITKDDGDSFHNFRKFTEPVIAALKQMGINAELSGRNDILAEGRKISGNAQFSTKGRMFTHGTLLFNSEMDHIVSALRVKKDKIESKGIKSVRSRVANISEFLTEKLSVEEFRSSLLKFIFQGEEVTEYVLTEEDWEKIHQLSKERYQNWDWNYGKSPKFNLQHSHRFPVGQIDVRLDVDKGVIENCKIYGDFFGVGDVSEIENKLKHVRYEKNELEAALKDVDTTFYFGNVTKEEFINLIY from the coding sequence ATGTTATTTATCGATAATAAAGGCATCACCGATCCACGTATAAATCTCGCCATTGAAGAGTATGCTTTGAAAAATCTTGATATCAATGAAACATATTTATTATTTTACATAAATGAGCCATCCATTATCATTGGAAAAAACCAAAATTCAATAGAAGAAATAAATACAGAGTATGTTGAGAGCAATGGTATACATGTGGTACGAAGATTGTCTGGCGGCGGAGCCGTATATCATGACCTTGGCAACTTAAATTATAGCTTTATTACAAAAGATGATGGGGACAGCTTTCATAATTTTCGCAAATTTACAGAGCCGGTTATTGCAGCGCTTAAACAAATGGGGATAAATGCAGAATTAAGTGGCAGAAATGATATTTTAGCTGAAGGAAGGAAGATATCTGGGAATGCCCAATTCTCAACAAAAGGCCGTATGTTCACCCATGGAACACTTCTGTTTAATTCTGAAATGGATCACATTGTCTCCGCTTTAAGGGTGAAAAAGGATAAAATTGAATCCAAGGGAATCAAGTCAGTCCGCAGCAGAGTGGCTAATATTTCAGAATTTCTGACAGAGAAATTATCTGTTGAAGAATTTCGTTCTTCCTTACTGAAATTTATTTTTCAAGGGGAAGAAGTAACGGAGTATGTGCTTACAGAAGAGGATTGGGAGAAAATTCACCAGCTTTCTAAAGAACGCTATCAAAATTGGGACTGGAACTACGGGAAATCGCCAAAGTTTAACCTCCAGCATTCGCATCGTTTCCCTGTGGGGCAAATTGATGTTCGATTAGATGTGGATAAAGGTGTTATTGAAAACTGTAAAATTTATGGTGACTTTTTTGGTGTTGGTGATGTAAGTGAGATCGAGAATAAACTGAAGCATGTTCGCTACGAAAAGAACGAGTTAGAAGCAGCGCTTAAAGATGTCGACACAACCTTTTATTTTGGAAATGTAACAAAAGAAGAATTTATCAACCTCATTTATTAG
- a CDS encoding MBL fold metallo-hydrolase, with the protein MKLTIIGLWGGYPPKNGASSGYLLEHEGFNLLIDCGSGVLAKMQNIIEPEMLDAVLISHYHPDHIADIGVLQHARLIQGFLGKSFPTLPIYGHSYDQSEFAKLTYKEITKGIAYSPNEILTVGPFQVSFLKTDHPVPCYAMRIEGNGKSLVYTGDSSFKEEFIEFGKDADLLLCECNFYQHQNGKSAGHMNSIDAGGFAGRAGVKQLILTHLPHYGDISKLIDEASTEYTGIIKLADEFQTISL; encoded by the coding sequence TTGAAGTTAACAATTATTGGTCTTTGGGGTGGATACCCTCCAAAAAATGGGGCGAGTTCAGGATATTTACTTGAACATGAAGGGTTTAATTTGTTGATAGATTGTGGCAGTGGTGTTCTTGCGAAAATGCAAAATATTATTGAGCCGGAAATGCTTGATGCTGTGTTAATCTCTCATTATCATCCAGACCATATTGCAGATATAGGTGTATTACAGCATGCCCGCTTAATTCAGGGTTTTTTAGGGAAGAGTTTTCCGACCCTGCCTATCTATGGACACTCCTATGACCAATCAGAATTTGCAAAATTAACCTATAAAGAAATCACGAAGGGAATTGCCTACTCGCCTAATGAGATTCTTACTGTCGGACCATTCCAGGTTTCCTTCTTAAAAACAGACCATCCCGTACCCTGCTATGCAATGAGAATAGAAGGAAATGGGAAATCACTCGTGTATACAGGTGACAGCTCCTTTAAAGAAGAATTTATTGAGTTTGGCAAAGATGCGGATCTATTATTATGTGAATGTAATTTCTATCAGCATCAAAATGGAAAGTCTGCAGGTCATATGAATAGCATTGATGCAGGGGGATTTGCAGGAAGAGCAGGTGTTAAACAATTAATCTTAACCCATCTTCCCCATTACGGAGATATATCTAAGCTTATCGATGAGGCAAGTACTGAATATACTGGTATAATAAAGCTTGCAGATGAATTTCAAACCATTTCACTATAG